GTGCCTAATTTTTGAATAGATAGGTATGCGAATTTGAACAATTGGAGGAAGTAAGTCGAACCTTTACCTCTCTATATTTTTGCCTTTTATAGTACATAGTGTATAAAATCATAGATACCTctaagaaactttttttttgtcactacCTGAAGCATAATTATATGCTTGAATAAACTGCTGAATGCGAGAGAAAACTcgatggatatttttttcatcatttctctCACCtcgagattaaaaaaaataatgttacaggatgactgatgaaaaaatagaaaatgaaattagcgAATTTGCCAAGAAATTACAGGAGAATGAAAACGAGCCACTtctttcgagagaaaaaaatcaacaaattccGCGAAATCTGAGCACACTGCAAAAGCTTTCGTTTGGTTTGGGACATGTAATAAATGATATTTTAGGAGTGTTGTGGTTTTCGTACGCTTTGATTTTCTTACAAATCGTAGCTCGGATTCCACCTACTATTTCAGCACTTTTGATGTTCttaggtaataattttcaatttttaaataattaattatattaTAATAATGTTACCTTATACGAAAAGTAATCGATCTTGGCTTAACCcaagtgtaaaaattttttagaatgatAAATGACGAATTTCttttccttaaaaattgaaggttaGGCAACTCTTTCATAACCTGTGTAACCTTACTTAACGTTGTTTTATCCTCTGTtgaggaaagttttttttttttttttttgcgttaaTGGAACGAATTAATTTATGATTGAAGTGATCTGAAATCATTTTGGTGAATTGATTTCACAGGACAATTCACGGATGCAGCTGCAACACCTTTTATTGGCATACTGATAGATAAATTCGGAAGTAAAAAGCGATGGAACGCAGCTGGTATTATTTGATAATTcgtgtattattatttttcgttttatatCCGTTGattagatgaaatttcataacatgGAATCCATTTTCTGTTTTCTCAGGAGTAATTTTAATTGCTTCAAGTTTCCCGTTTATATTCCACAATTGGAATGACGCGTTATGGTACATGCCATTTTATTACATTCTTCctataatcatttttcaaataggaTGGGCCACCGTTCAAATATCTCATTTATCAATGATTCCAgacatgacaatttttttacaagaaaggGCCGAGCTCACAAGTttacggtaataaattttttcatttttaaaatttttaaaaaattttttctaattttttcaatgtttttttaattttttaattttcttcattttcatttatttttttcatgttcttcattcttcttattttcattttttttattttttattaaaatttttttttaattcatttttttcaaattttgtctaaaaaacTGCTCTAGCCCTAAAGTAATTAcctaattattataaattaatatacgtaattttttgctacagatacataatttttgtttgttcaaATATTACAATTTACATCGTGGCGTACTTCATATTACAAGAATCAAAAATGGGCGCTCTAATTGAACCAAGAGATGGATGGaaatttgaagtacctacctaattttcaccatttttatttcttttcaccaaaaatgaagaaaaaaacatcgaatatCAGTTTctgtattaaattttaattccagGTAGTCGCTATCATTGCAGTTTCTATCGGAGTGATTTGTTCGATATTTTTCCAATCCGCTCTGAAAGTTCCTCCGAcgcagaaaaaatcaaaatccgctTTCAATACAGCTATACAAACTTGGCGAAAATTATACGAGATTTGCAGTTCTTCTAAATTATATTTAGTCGCATTTATTCACACGACCAGCAGATTATTTCACTCGTTGAATTTAACTTATATTCCTTTTCTAATAAATGAaacgaatatgaaaaattctggTATTTTAGCTGGAGCCCCATTCTTCAACTTCACAGCTGCTTTGTTATCTTCGGTGATCGTTAATCTGCTATCTAAGAAATATGTCAATAATAAGGTACGAATAAATCAAACGTTTTCGAAGGGATAAagctccccccccctcctaaaTGTCGCagaatttttatcgaatataCTTTCAATAGATCATGTTTACTGCTGGTACAACATTCGCTCTTCTTAGCTGCGTCTGTGTGTATTTAGATCCCAGTAACTCGGATGATGCAGGCTATATTTACAGTGCTTCGGTATTCTGCGGtaatacaaattttattttcatttcaaaagaatCTAAAGCTCGTATTATTGGAATAAGATGTTCAAAAAATACTGTATAATTAATATTACAGGTATTGGAAGCGCAATGACTGTGATAACGAGTCTTTGTATAGCAGCGAATTATATAGGAAAAGATACCGAATACGGCGCTTTTATATACGGACTCATAACATTTTCCGATAAAATCCTCACCGGCTTGATTATATTCTCGATTGAAAGTTTGTAAGTATAAACGAAACCATACCATAATATTGAGAACAACAGTataatttgttggaaaaaataagtaataaaaatgcgataaaaataatataacgaAAAACAAATACTTTCACtaaatttttgtgtttcagaAAAAGCTCAAATATTATTTCTTCCGAACACTATTATAAGTTCGTGTTAACATTCGTGAATGCAACTTTAACAATGCTGGGAtacatttttctacttcttttgccatcatcagtttgtTATTCAACTTAAAactcaagtttaaaaaaagaaaaaaagaacaaatgtaaataagtaaaataaatGGTAAATGAGAAAGTACATACAATTATAAAAgttgaataataaaaatgaaatgattaaaattacctaatcTCTATTATTAAGTTTCAGTGGATTTTCCacaggaaattttgaaaaatcagtcgTTTCACATTCGGTacgtttgaatattttcatatcAATATCACTATTGGGTGGTGGTAAATAAAGCGCAACTGCGTCGATCGAAGGACGCGAAAAAGAACTACTACTACATTCTGGATACGCAAATTGCACCTCTCTGGCTTCTCGTCCAGTCTCGATATCTGAATTATTGCTGTTGTCTGAAGATTTCAGCGAAAAGTGATCGATATCCAATAACGTGCATAGCTATAATAAGGAAATCTCGGTGTTAAATTTCTTGATTAAATTAATGTGTCATAACGACGTAATGTAActcgattttcaaaacatttcaacgTACCTCTTGTATACCAGTTAGTGCTTGTTGAGCTTTGGTATCTTCTGATGAAACAGAGGCGGTCAAAATTTCGTGATATTGGTAAAGTTTCAGTTTACATAATGACATCACCACTCGCATATGTTTCAGCTCGGTGACAACTACTTCAAAAGTCTGTACAGATAttcaaggggaaaaaatgaaacttacaGGTTATGAACTCGTAGAGGCGAAACTAAGCATTCTCGTTTGGGTGggaggaagggaggggaggggggttcaacCAAAAATTTGTCGCCTGATATGAGAACAAAATACTAATTTAAATTCAAAGCCTATCATggcttgtaaaaaattttcgttttaatttttttaatttttagaagcctctcaacgtagaatttttttattttgtacttaaaaatttaaaaaaaaaaaacaacaaaaaataaacaaattagcccttgcaaaaaattttttgttttcatttttcaatttttagaaacctcaaatgtagaattttttcattttatattttaaaaaagtaaataaaaaaacaacaaaaaacaaattagcctttggataaaaattttttgttttcatttttaatctttACAAACCTCAAAcgtagaattttttcgttttgtatttaaaaaaaaaaattaaaaaacaacaaaaaacaaaattagctCTTGTATaaaaaacttttgttttcatttttcaatttttaaaagccttaaacatagaattttttcattttatattttaaaaaaataaataaaaaaacaacaaaaaacaaattagcccttgcataaaaattttttgttttcatttt
The sequence above is a segment of the Planococcus citri chromosome 3, ihPlaCitr1.1, whole genome shotgun sequence genome. Coding sequences within it:
- the LOC135841825 gene encoding major facilitator superfamily domain-containing protein 12-like is translated as MTDEKIENEISEFAKKLQENENEPLLSREKNQQIPRNLSTLQKLSFGLGHVINDILGVLWFSYALIFLQIVARIPPTISALLMFLGQFTDAAATPFIGILIDKFGSKKRWNAAGVILIASSFPFIFHNWNDALWYMPFYYILPIIIFQIGWATVQISHLSMIPDMTIFLQERAELTSLRYIIFVCSNITIYIVAYFILQESKMGALIEPRDGWKFEVVAIIAVSIGVICSIFFQSALKVPPTQKKSKSAFNTAIQTWRKLYEICSSSKLYLVAFIHTTSRLFHSLNLTYIPFLINETNMKNSGILAGAPFFNFTAALLSSVIVNLLSKKYVNNKIMFTAGTTFALLSCVCVYLDPSNSDDAGYIYSASVFCGIGSAMTVITSLCIAANYIGKDTEYGAFIYGLITFSDKILTGLIIFSIESLKSSNIISSEHYYKFVLTFVNATLTMLGYIFLLLLPSSVCYST